One segment of Vibrio orientalis CIP 102891 = ATCC 33934 DNA contains the following:
- the nrfC gene encoding cytochrome c nitrite reductase Fe-S protein, translating to MSCSRRNFLAGSGALIFATGVAGTAVLNSRKSLANVEQDGNKLYGMIHDETACIGCTACTEACREVNKVPEGVSRLEIIRSEPQGEFPDVDYRFTRKSCQHCENPPCVYVCPTGAAYKDEKTGIVDVHKDKCVGCGYCLAACPYQVRFFNPEDGSADKCNFCRDTNLAQGKLPACVESCPTKALIFGDLNDPNSEINQVLNSEAVYRDKVHLGTKPKLYKVPHQKGEIS from the coding sequence ATGAGTTGTTCTAGACGAAACTTCTTAGCTGGTTCGGGAGCGCTGATCTTTGCGACTGGTGTGGCCGGTACTGCTGTGCTAAACAGCCGAAAATCGTTAGCTAACGTTGAGCAAGATGGCAATAAACTTTATGGCATGATCCACGATGAAACAGCTTGTATTGGTTGTACTGCCTGTACTGAAGCATGTCGTGAAGTAAATAAGGTGCCAGAGGGTGTTTCTCGCCTTGAGATTATTCGCAGTGAGCCACAAGGTGAGTTCCCCGATGTTGATTACCGTTTTACGCGCAAATCTTGTCAACACTGTGAAAACCCACCCTGTGTCTATGTCTGTCCAACAGGCGCTGCATACAAAGATGAAAAAACCGGCATTGTCGACGTGCACAAAGATAAGTGTGTTGGCTGTGGGTACTGTTTAGCAGCGTGTCCATATCAGGTGCGCTTCTTTAATCCTGAAGATGGCTCTGCTGATAAATGTAACTTCTGCCGCGATACCAACCTGGCTCAGGGAAAATTGCCTGCATGTGTTGAATCTTGTCCAACAAAAGCGCTTATCTTTGGCGATCTCAACGATCCGAATAGTGAAATTAATCAGGTGCTTAATAGTGAAGCGGTCTACCGAGATAAAGTGCATTTAGGGACTAAGCCTAAGCTGTACAAAGTGCCTCATCAGAAAGGGGAGATATCATAA
- the nrfA gene encoding ammonia-forming nitrite reductase cytochrome c552 subunit: protein MSVTSFAASEEKGLIDPRNDAYEQQHPDQYHSWKATSESEHIEDALAEDPNMVILWAGYGFAKDYNKARGHFYAVDDVRQTLRTGAPQDETSGPMPMACWSCKSPDVGRIIDERGEDGYFEGKWARLGEQIVNPIGCADCHDTRSKEFENGEPALALAKPYVERAFEAIDKPFEQQSRLDQQASVCGQCHVEYYFVKSAKNAVKFPWDRGTTVDDMEEYYDALGFKDWTHKVSKAPMLKAQHPGYETWRDGIHGKNKVACVDCHMPKVTKEDGTVYTDHKVGNPFDRFEDTCANCHTQSKEQMREIVSTRKAQVLNMKLTAEKQIVAAHFEAGAAWDAGATETEMKDILQDIRHAQWRWDYAIASHGVHMHAPEVALEVLGTAVDRAADARTKIVRLLAKKGITDPVELPDISTKAAAQEALGMDMDKMNADKQNFLKTVVPDWNEAAEKREAEY from the coding sequence ATGAGTGTCACTAGCTTTGCTGCATCCGAAGAAAAAGGCTTAATTGACCCTCGCAACGACGCGTACGAACAGCAGCACCCAGATCAATACCACTCTTGGAAAGCCACTTCAGAAAGCGAACATATCGAAGATGCCCTAGCAGAAGATCCAAACATGGTCATTTTATGGGCAGGTTATGGCTTCGCCAAAGACTACAACAAAGCGCGAGGCCACTTTTACGCCGTCGATGACGTAAGACAAACTCTACGTACTGGCGCACCACAAGATGAAACCTCTGGCCCAATGCCGATGGCATGTTGGAGCTGTAAGAGCCCAGACGTAGGAAGAATCATTGATGAACGTGGTGAGGACGGATACTTTGAAGGTAAATGGGCACGCCTAGGCGAACAAATTGTCAACCCAATTGGCTGTGCTGACTGTCATGACACTCGCAGCAAAGAGTTCGAAAATGGCGAACCTGCTCTAGCGCTAGCCAAACCTTATGTCGAGCGCGCCTTCGAAGCGATTGATAAACCTTTTGAACAGCAGTCTCGCCTCGACCAACAAGCCTCTGTCTGTGGTCAGTGTCACGTCGAATACTACTTCGTTAAATCAGCGAAAAACGCGGTTAAATTCCCTTGGGATAGAGGCACAACCGTTGATGATATGGAAGAATACTACGACGCACTTGGCTTTAAAGACTGGACACACAAAGTATCTAAAGCACCAATGCTAAAAGCGCAACACCCTGGTTACGAAACTTGGCGTGATGGTATCCACGGTAAAAACAAAGTGGCGTGTGTGGATTGTCATATGCCAAAAGTGACCAAAGAAGACGGCACAGTTTATACCGATCACAAAGTGGGTAACCCATTTGACCGCTTTGAAGATACTTGTGCTAACTGCCACACTCAGTCTAAAGAGCAAATGCGCGAAATCGTTTCCACTCGTAAAGCGCAAGTGCTTAATATGAAGCTAACCGCTGAGAAACAAATTGTGGCTGCGCACTTTGAAGCAGGTGCAGCTTGGGATGCGGGCGCAACAGAAACTGAGATGAAAGATATCCTTCAAGATATTCGTCATGCTCAGTGGCGTTGGGACTATGCGATTGCATCACACGGGGTACACATGCACGCTCCTGAAGTGGCGTTAGAAGTGCTTGGCACCGCAGTGGACCGCGCAGCTGATGCTCGTACTAAGATTGTTCGCCTACTTGCGAAGAAAGGGATTACCGATCCAGTGGAACTGCCAGACATTTCAACCAAAGCGGCAGCTCAAGAAGCGCTAGGTATGGATATGGATAAGATGAACGCTGACAAACAAAACTTCTTAAAGACCGTTGTTCCTGATTGGAATGAGGCTGCAGAAAAACGCGAAGCTGAATACTAA
- a CDS encoding TPR domain-containing protein: MKRVLIASLALSVPLYFWLQGEQPLPKVDDRLAQTHSEWMDSIQQQLKQDPNQAELWFQLGHGYLNNQDFSSALTCFDYAARLSDTPSASQLAAKATALYYVKKQRMTDEVLGLLNQALALEPKNLTALALIASDHFISFRYQQAIDAWTLMLDSNSPDLDRESVIRSLNQAKAMMSKS, translated from the coding sequence ATGAAGCGAGTTCTGATAGCCAGTTTAGCACTGTCTGTCCCTTTGTATTTTTGGCTACAAGGGGAGCAACCTCTGCCTAAAGTCGACGATAGGTTAGCTCAAACTCACTCTGAGTGGATGGACTCGATCCAACAACAATTAAAACAAGACCCAAATCAGGCGGAGTTGTGGTTTCAGCTTGGTCACGGCTACTTAAACAATCAAGACTTCTCTTCTGCGTTGACCTGTTTTGATTATGCGGCACGTTTAAGTGATACGCCTTCCGCCAGCCAGTTGGCCGCCAAAGCGACGGCGCTCTATTACGTTAAAAAGCAAAGAATGACCGATGAAGTGCTCGGTTTGCTCAATCAAGCCTTAGCTCTTGAGCCGAAAAACTTAACCGCTTTAGCGTTAATCGCCAGTGATCATTTTATTAGTTTTCGTTATCAACAAGCGATCGATGCATGGACTCTAATGCTGGACTCAAATAGTCCTGACCTAGATAGAGAATCGGTGATTCGCTCTTTAAATCAAGCCAAAGCGATGATGTCTAAGTCATAG
- the nrfB gene encoding cytochrome c nitrite reductase pentaheme subunit — MGNIKLAIVIMLKSILAFCLYGYSLHAVADTSTVQSEEKSARHEVTLIRDKDYKCIQCHKDSKQTLQESHGEDAHKILGREVNCTECHNNIGPDHREGAPVVTKYSSAQSQPGSEKVFLDPAEILKANSQCTDCHQPKYLRDDSWTHDVHAKNLTCSNCHDVHASKSKVLGLERKERIKLCVDCHADFNQLNKEK; from the coding sequence ATGGGCAATATAAAGTTGGCCATAGTCATAATGCTAAAGTCTATTCTAGCATTTTGCCTCTATGGTTATTCTCTTCATGCCGTTGCCGACACTTCAACTGTGCAGTCTGAAGAAAAGTCAGCCCGCCATGAGGTCACGCTTATCCGTGACAAGGACTACAAGTGTATCCAATGTCATAAGGATTCAAAACAAACCCTCCAAGAATCTCATGGTGAAGACGCACACAAAATTCTTGGCCGTGAAGTCAACTGTACCGAATGTCACAATAATATCGGCCCAGATCACCGCGAAGGTGCGCCCGTTGTGACCAAATACTCCAGTGCGCAGTCTCAGCCAGGTAGCGAGAAAGTCTTTCTTGACCCTGCAGAAATCTTAAAGGCCAATAGCCAGTGTACCGATTGTCACCAGCCTAAGTATCTGCGCGATGACAGTTGGACGCATGATGTGCATGCCAAGAACTTAACTTGTTCAAATTGCCACGATGTCCATGCAAGCAAATCTAAGGTGTTAGGGCTTGAGCGCAAAGAACGCATTAAGTTGTGCGTCGATTGTCATGCTGACTTTAATCAGCTGAATAAGGAGAAGTAG